Below is a genomic region from Rana temporaria chromosome 3, aRanTem1.1, whole genome shotgun sequence.
CAAAAAATTCCAGAGGATTCTCCTCCTGATACAATAATTGCTCTAATTAATGTTCATGATTTGGACAGTGGGCAGAATGGAGAAGTTAACTGTGACATTTCAGAAGCTTTGCCTTTTCAACTAATCTCATCATCCACAAATTATTATAAATTGGTGACAGCCACAAATATTGATAGAGAGAGAAAGTCTCTTTACAACATAACAATTTTAGCTATGGACAATGGATTGCCTCAGTTGTTCACCAACAAAACCATCCAACTATCTATCTCAGATGTGAATGATAATCTTCCTATTTTTGACCAAAAAAGCTATGTTGTCTATATACAGGAAAATAACCCACAAGGAACCTCCATACATAGTATACATGCATCAGATTATGATATCAATGAAAATGCAAAAATTACATACTCTGTTCTTAGTAATATCATTGATGGAATCCCTGTATCATCGTATATTTCCATAAACTCAATTTCTGGAATTATTTATGCTCAGAGATCATATGACTATGAACAATTGCGGGAATTTCAGTTTCAGGTGATGGCCAAAGACTGTGGATCTCCTTCTTTAAGCAGTAATGTCACAGTGAGAATATGTATCATTGATAAGAATGATAATGCTCCAAAGATTCTGTACCCATCTCCAGACACTGAGGGATCAGCATTATTTGAATTTATTCCTCGTTTTGCTGCAAAGGGATATCTAGTGACCAAAGTGATTGCAATAGATGCTGACTCTGGACACAACGCCTGGCTTTCCTATTACTTACATCAAGTTTCTGATCCAACTTTATTCATCATTGGACAATACAGTGGTGAAATAAGAATAGGAAGAGAACTTTCAGACATGGAGTCTATGAGACAAAAGATTGTGGTTCTTGTGAAGGACAATGTAGTCCCATTCTTATCATCAACTGTTAGTATGAGTTTAGTTGTTGCAGAAAACTTTCAACAAGTTGTACCAGAGATAAAACGGCAACCAAGTCCTTTAGAATCCTCATCTAATGTAAAATTCTATCTAATAGTTTTCATAGTTGTGATTTCTATTTTCTTTGCTGTAACAGTAGCGGTCATAGCAATCTTGAAGTGCAGAAAAATAAACATCCCAACATCTTTAGGAACTCTTGGCAGAAATGTGTACCCCCAGTTCACACTGGGATGTCCTTCTGAGATCAGTGATACAAGTCTACCTTTTCCATTCTCATATGATGTTTGTGTGACTCTTGACTCAAAGCAAAATGAAATTGCTTTTCTGAAGCCAGTGCAGGATGTCCCCACAGACAATCTAATTGAGACTGGTGTTTTGTCAGATCCACATGAACACACTGAACAGGTAAGTTAATTTACATAAATGACATAACATTTGTCATATATTACCAGAAATATTATAAAAGTAGTCATTTAATGCTCTAATCCTCTACATATGTAATTTATAAAGCATTAGTCCTGGTTTTTCTTCTCGCTTTTATATTTTTGCTCCTTATATATACCTTAAGCCTTTTCTAAAGGAAGACTTTGTCAGCCAAATTAAACGTTTaagccccattcacacaggggcagcacgactttgggggcgactcggcaagcgacctgaagacgacttcagaggcaatgtgcaaaatgacttctgtataggagtcaatgcaagtcgtaaaataacctttttctaagtcggagcgacttgcgtcgctcctattagaatggttctattgaatagaacgggacgcgacttgtcaggcggctgtcgcccctgacgagtcgcccctgtgtgaatgggctcttattgTATGGTtacgttgctttttttttttttttacattttaaatcaaCTATTGACAGTTTTCTTAGGACATGTTATGTTTTAtgagttttattatttatgtaaacGTTTTAGGTGTATTCATCACCCCAAGGTATCATCCAATATTTTAGTTTTCCTTATTTTTGTGCCTATGGACAGAAAATAAAACATCACATCAGTCAGGCTTTAATGAGCCATGAGATTTTAATAAATATGTGTTGTTGACTGCTTCTGACGTTAATGTAAGCTTTCATATTTTAGTGTACTTTTTGGGAATCATGCAGGATGCTAGACCTGTCTAAGTTCACCATTTATTTgagaaattgtatttatttgtttttttatgttatgaAAATTCAATTTTGATAGTCACTATATATCAGTGACACCCGTTCATATCttgtaactaaataaaaaaatcatacagcCATTTGGTGTTTTCAGAATAATGTAATTATGCATTTAACAGCAAGATAATTATAAATGGTCAGGAAGTACCGTAATTGATGTGAATCTCTTCACAGACTAATATGGGAGATTCCACTCATATACAGAAAATTGCTTTTCATCTAGACACACAGTTTTGTCAGTTGCATGGGTAAATCTGATGGTGTGGTTGTCTctagagttgagcagacacctggatgttcgggaacttcagaaaaaagtccgggttcgggacccaaacttgacccgaacccgaaccacataaaaataaacttagaactgtccctgcgcaaagtgtcatttctgaaaggaaacaaagtcatttaaaaccggctttgcggctttgCAGTCTCcccccttcctgggcttccccagtgacgtagcagagagtgcgtcagagggtgcggggtcacgtgacgggtggccctgcctcccctatataagaaatgtcacacagCTTCATcgcatcattcgctgggctgtgtccagtggtgagaggaggtcggcgatgctgcgctctggatgaatggatcttctcatcgctggagatcacccgcacccgttactggatcacccgcacccgttgcTGGATCTTcccatcgctggagatcacccacacccatcgctggatcaggacaacgttggagcaggaacccgggaacgagtggattatcaccgctggattgtttttatttattttttattaataaaggacttttttctacggtgtgtgtgtgttttttttgaactatttacacttgcttggtgaaatggtaggggtacaatgtaccccattaccaattcacatagaggggcctggatctgggggtcccctttggtaaaggggtcttccagattctgataagccccccgcccgcagacccccacaaccaccgggcaagggttgttgggatgaggcccttgtccccatcaacatggggacatcctccccatgttgagggcatgtggcctggtacggttcaggagaggggggtgcactctgtccccccctcttttctgcggccggccagggtaacgtgctcggataagggtctggtgtggattttggggggaactccactccatttttttttaaatttggggtggagttccccttaaaatccacaccagacctgaagggtctggaatggatatttgggggaaccccgcgtcatttttttttaattgatggcggggttccccttaatatccattccagacctgaagggcctggtaattaaatttgggggaacccccacgctattttttatgaatgaatcctctctgaattgccgaagccgacaattcattatagccgcaaagccggttttaaatgacttttttttcctttcagaaatgacactttgtgcagtgccaTTACATAGCCGAACCCCCGAACCTGAACCCGAACATTCAgaaaattattcgggttcgggtccaaaaaagcagttcgggttcgctcaaccctagttgtCTCTATTCTTCTGGAAAATGCAATAAATTAGTCAATGTTATAGCAAGTTCCAGAATTACCTTAATGCCTTCATTCATGTCCATACCCTGGTACATGCTTGGAAAATAAATTAATGATATTGTGCAAACTTGAATGTTCTTGGTAAAAAAGGGCGATGCAGAGTAAACCTACTAAATTCTGTAAATTAGCTCAGTTAGTAGAATTTCATGTAATATTTAATGGTTGCCCAGTGCACTATAACTGCTAGCATTAAGCAGAGGGTGCTCCATCTGGTTTAGGGCATCTTCCAAAGAATGATGTAAGTTAATAAGATCTGTTCATTTTCATAGGCATTTACTCTGAAGCACCTGTTTGGTTAAAGAGTATAGTGACCCATGCTGTTCAATAAACATTTCTCAACTACACTTCACTTGGATTTGAAGTTGAAGCAGGTGTGGCATAGGTGCCAGAGGTGGCAGATGGGACCAAAAGGCCTGTCTACATAAGGTCTTTGGAAAGTATGATTTATTATGTAGAAGTAGGCTTGTGTGCTTTGTACACCACTTCTTCTTTTTTGGCACTGATAAGCAAGTCCACTGGATCTTATACTGTAGGGAAAAGTGGCTTAGCATCTTGTCTCACTGCATGGATTATGTTTTCAACATGAATATTTACATTAAGATGTGGCTTTTTTTCCTGTTAACTCTTGTATATTTTTTCATCAATACTATCTAGTGTTGCTCTCTCTTGCTCCTCCCACAGTTCTTATTTACAGTTTGCATAGAATACCCAGTCTTGTGCAaggaaaggaaaaacatttttgcttgcacattattggatgatgaaagtcagcagtgcTTCACCATTTTCACTAAATGTTGGGGAAAATTACCTTGCACAGAAAACAGCCTATTTTTGTCATGACTCGTCATGGCTTGTATTGCTGCAAACATTTTGtggatattattattactaatatatttaaagaagaaATGTCTAATACAAACTATGACACTCATTGTACCAgaataataaaacatataaatatttaCTTAATTTAAATATGAGTGATGCTAGATCTAGGATTTTTGATTCTGAGCTATTTTTATTCTCAATAAAGCATTTATGTTTTTAATATGCATTGTATTTTcatattaaattaaaattaaaacataaAACAACATACAGTTGCTACTAAGTGTAATCACtagcaaaaatgtatataatcctataaaatgtaaatgtaaacgaCCCTGAGAAGGAAACCTTGTGGTTTGTTTCCTTGTTCAGATTTGCCAAGTGTAATATTCAGAATTCAAAATTGGGCACTTGTAGAGGttgccttaaagtgacactaaacaatacacattttataataaaataattcatATAGTTTTACTACTTAATAGCGctgtaataatatttttttattaaatacatttttattttgtttttctgccTTCTTGTAACATCTTCCATGCGCTCCCAAACTTCCCCTTTTTCCCCCTAACTTCAGTTTTTTGAAACAAGCTATGCAAGTTAGTTGCAGGAAGTTGGATCAcagcagaagaaaaaaattgAGATTTGGAGGAGGCACAGAGCAACAGAAGGTACTTATGTGAGCGAAGAATACATACtacaatatatctttttttaaaccAGAGCTCCAGTctctctccaaaaaaaataaaggaaaagtctgcagctacaaatactgtagcttctgacttttaatataaggacacttacctgtccagggatccagtgatATTGGCACCCAAGCTGATTCTTCAAacggctttgggtgcaggcgccAGCATCTTCACTACGGGAAACTGTCAGTGAAGCCTTTAGGCTTAACAGCCGATTTACTAGTGTGCATTCGCAAGTCACACTATGCTTTGTGAATGGTGCCGCCTTCTTCTGGGAAgtatgtgtgtcccagaaagcagcaggAGAAAAGGGGAGGGGCCGGACATACATGTAGATTGCAGTGGTGATCTTACCTGGAagtgggagcccccccccccaaaaagtgccacaTGTGACAGTAGAGGGGGGTGAGAACAAGCAGAGCTCTGCTTTAATTTCACTTTAACTTTCTCAATGTGTCCAcatttattaatatcatcatcatagTGTTATGCAAGCAATAGCTGTTTACAGTTAAgaatgtaaatttaaaaaaacgttctcaaatgtttaaaatataatatatttatatatatatatatatatatatatatatatatatatatatatatatatatatatatatatatatattttttttttttttttatttatataaagacAATTACATTTAAAGCATGTTGTCCCACTTAGAATATCCTGTTAACATAATTTCATGATTAAATGTCACAAATGTAAATGTAACAAAAATGTTTGTGCCATTTTAATTCATAGATACCGTTTTTATGAAATGTTCTGTAGATAaaaataattctaataaaaaaaaaccttttaaagGCAATATCAATAAGTAAATATTCATAATGTTGTTAAAATACTAATGTAAGAAATCACATAAATGTTCTGTAAGCAGGTTTGCTGCAATTCCTTAAAAAAGCTCTAAGTGGTGCTGAGTGCCTGTAGGATGTAGCTTAGTGCAAGGAGCTCTTGCTTTTTACTAATGTGTCACAGTAGAAGCCTGCAACACAAGccaatacaggatttttactaaCTCCCATTAATTTACTGAAAGGAAATTGGAATTTTAAAAGTCAACTGTGCTACTTTGGTATTATTAAAGCACATCTATATCAGCTACTATGGATATGAAGAACAATGGACAGAAAGCAATGGACTGGCAGGTAGTATTCTTTCTTTGCTTCATATTAGAGCATATTTCTGCACAGATTTACTATTCAATACCTGAAGAATTGAAGCAAGGATCCTCAATAGGGAACATAGCAACAGATCTGGGGCTGAATGCAAAGGAATTATCCTTCAGAAATTTCAATATTGTCTCAAGAGGCAAAATACAGTATTTCAGTGTTAATTTAGAAAATGGGGAACTGTATGCTGCAGAAAGAATTGACAGAGAAATGCTATGTGAGATAAGAGAAAACTGCTTGATAAGCTTTGAAGCTGTGGTTGAAAACCCTTTACAGTTGTacacagttaaagtggatgttatGGATATAAATGATAACCCTCCTACtttttctaaaaatatttttgacaTAGGTATTAGTGAGGCTGCATTACCTGGTGTAAGGATCTCCTTAGGACATGCAGAAGATCCGGATCTAGGCACCAATTCTGTACAAATTTATGTGATCAATGTAAATGAATATTTTACACTGGGACAAAAAATTACTGATGATGGAATTGAATCTCCAGAACTCATTCTAGAGAAGCCTCTAGACAGAGAAAAACAAAGTATTTATGAACTGGTTCTAACAGCTATAGATGGGGGACAGCCTCCTAAAAGTGGCACTGCTCTTATACAAATTATAGTTCTTGATATAAATGACAACTTCCCAAGATTTAATAAAGCCACTTACAAGATCAGCCTAAATGAAAATATACCAGTTAATTCTTTGGTTCTCCAGCTAAAGGCTGAAGATGAAGATGAAGGCTCGAATGCACAAATAACATATTTATTTCGTGATATTCCAAAAAGCATTTATTCAGTCTTTACAATAGATCCAGTGCATGGAGATATTAAAGTTATAGGAACTCTGGACTATGAGGTGAAAAAAAGATATGAACTAACTGTGGAAGCCAAAGATGGTGGAGGTCTTGCGGGTCTTTGCAAAGTCTCAGTACTGGTTGTTGATATCAATGATAATGCTCCTGAAATAATAGTCACGTCTCTCTCCTCTACAATTCCAGAGGATTCTCCTCCAGATACAATTGTGGCATTAATTAATGTTCATGATGTAGACAGTGGAGAGAATGGAGAAGTTGTCTGTGAAGTATCCAACATGATACCATTTAAATTAATATTATCTTCTGCTAATTATTACAAActaattacaacttcaaatattGATAGAGAGAAGAATACCCACTACAACATAACAATTAATGCTGTGGATAATGGATTACCTCAACTGTCCACCAACAAAACCATTCAGCTCACTGTCTTAGATGTAAATGACAATGCTCCTGTTTTTGATAAATCAACTTATACTGTCTATATCCAAGAGAATAATGCACAGGGGACCTCTATACACAGAATTCATGCATCAGACTGTGATATCAATGAAAATGCTAAACTTAGTTACTCTGTCCTTGGCAATAATGTTGATGGTATCCCAGTATCATCTTATGTTTCCATAAACTCAATTACTGGGATTATCTATGCTCAGAGATCATTTGACTATGAACAGTTGCGGGAGTTTCAGTTCCAGGTGATGGCCAAAGACAGTGGAAATCCTCCTCTAAGTAGTAATGCGACAGTGAAGATATGTATAGTGGATAAAAACGATAATGCGCCTAAGATCCTCTACCCCTCATCAGACACTGGAGAATCAGCATTATTTGAATTTATCCCTCGTTCTGCTGAGAAAGGTTATCTGGTGACCAAAGTGATTGCGATTGATGCTGACTCTGGACACAATGCCTGGCTTTCTTATCACTTATTACAGGTTCCTGATTCATCACTATTTATAATTGGTCAACATACTGGTGAAATCAAAGTAGGAAGAGACTTTCCAGACACAGAGTCTTTAAGACAAAAAATTGTGGTTCTTGTAAAGGACAATGGGGTTCCATCCCAATCATCAACTGTGACCTTAAGCTTAGTTGTTGCAGAAAATTTTCAGCAAGTTGTACCAGAGATAAGACGGCAACCAAGTACTTCAGAATCCTCAACTAATGTAACATTCTATCTAATAGTTTTCATTGctgttatttctctttttttcatcATAACAGTGGTGATTACTTTGATTTTAAAATTTAGAAAAGCAAACAGTCCAACTTCTTTAAGATCTCTTGGTGGGAATGTGTACCCTCAGTTTACACTGGGATGTCCTTCTGAGATCAGTGATACAAGTCTACCTTTTCCAATCTCATATGATGTGTGTGTGACTCTTGACTCAAAGCGGAATGAAATTGCTTACCTGAAGCCAGTTCAGAATGTACCCACAGAGAATCTCATTGATACAGAAGATTCAGAAATTTCAATTGATCAGGCTCAACAGGTAAGGGAGTATTATTTCAGATTCCATAACAGTCAAAGCATAGAAGCAAATATTCAATTTTAGAAGCACAGTCTGCTTACAGaggaaaaatgcagttaaagtaacaaacatgcattggctagaaaaaaaaatgattactgtGTTGGCTAATAAGTGGTGTCACTTTAACTCCATGTATGCTTGCCTAAAAATATTGATTTCTTCAGTGTCTAAAACTGTATAACACACTGCTGCTAATTAGGATATTATAGAAATTGCTTATCTGACCACTACCAATTAGtagtaaaatatacagtatattgtagttTTAACCATATTCATTCATTATCAGTTCTCCACTGTGATATTGATTCTGAGAAATCTTTTTAAGTTGCTTAATTATAGAGCAAAGATTGTTCATTAACCCTATTCTCACCCATcagctgtatactgtatatatgacccCCAGCATGTGCTATACTGGGTATACATTTACACAATTTTAGAGTTTCTAGCTGACACTGCATCTGGGGGCTTTCAACCCTAGCTGACACCATTGGTCCCCATTGTCAATTGGTAACCAGTCAGCATGGCCCCTGATCATGCAATCACTATGGTCATATGTAAGCTGAAGGcttcaatgaaaaaataaataaagcctgTAATCTACAAATGAACACTGCCACTTTCAggcagttttaaaaataaaaaagggttatGTATTAGTAAACCTTAAAtacggaaaaaaataaacacaccaaAAGGTGTAAATGTATTAAGTTTAGCAAAAAAAAGCCTTGTTTGTGCTAAATCTGCCCTGACCATCTTGGAATTAATGATCTTTGGACATTAAAGGATTAAACTGTTCTataagctggccatatactagTAGATTTTTCTAACCAACGTCCTTATTAAAATGCACACAAAAGTCCTCTGTACATTCAAAGTTTTCACAAATGCCATTCAATAGTTCCTAAAAAAATTATCTGCTTTTAAcatcgccttgaggcgatttggtttgcatttgtagcgctatataagttataaAAACCCTATTCACTGTAAGAAGTTCATATGTGAACATTTTTTAGTGCCTCCTTTAAAATGTTCTCATCAATGTGGTTGAAAATT
It encodes:
- the LOC120932487 gene encoding protocadherin gamma-B1-like isoform X37; its protein translation is MDMKNNGQKAMDWQVVFFLCFILEHISAQIYYSIPEELKQGSSIGNIATDLGLNAKELSFRNFNIVSRGKIQYFSVNLENGELYAAERIDREMLCEIRENCLISFEAVVENPLQLYTVKVDVMDINDNPPTFSKNIFDIGISEAALPGVRISLGHAEDPDLGTNSVQIYVINVNEYFTLGQKITDDGIESPELILEKPLDREKQSIYELVLTAIDGGQPPKSGTALIQIIVLDINDNFPRFNKATYKISLNENIPVNSLVLQLKAEDEDEGSNAQITYLFRDIPKSIYSVFTIDPVHGDIKVIGTLDYEVKKRYELTVEAKDGGGLAGLCKVSVLVVDINDNAPEIIVTSLSSTIPEDSPPDTIVALINVHDVDSGENGEVVCEVSNMIPFKLILSSANYYKLITTSNIDREKNTHYNITINAVDNGLPQLSTNKTIQLTVLDVNDNAPVFDKSTYTVYIQENNAQGTSIHRIHASDCDINENAKLSYSVLGNNVDGIPVSSYVSINSITGIIYAQRSFDYEQLREFQFQVMAKDSGNPPLSSNATVKICIVDKNDNAPKILYPSSDTGESALFEFIPRSAEKGYLVTKVIAIDADSGHNAWLSYHLLQVPDSSLFIIGQHTGEIKVGRDFPDTESLRQKIVVLVKDNGVPSQSSTVTLSLVVAENFQQVVPEIRRQPSTSESSTNVTFYLIVFIAVISLFFIITVVITLILKFRKANSPTSLRSLGGNVYPQFTLGCPSEISDTSLPFPISYDVCVTLDSKRNEIAYLKPVQNVPTENLIDTEDSEISIDQAQQQAQPNADWRISQAQRPGPSGAQPTEEAGVWPNNQFETERLQAMILASANEAAEGTSGLGGSTGTMGLSARYGPQFTLQHVPDYRQNVYIPGSTLTPTNAAGKRDGKGGGNKKKSGKKDKK